In Pseudoduganella albidiflava, a single window of DNA contains:
- a CDS encoding [protein-PII] uridylyltransferase yields MSSLAMNSDPREQLRSSLKLRLKSDRQVVIATFREDGKPEKLLRSLRQSVDEVLTQAWQAAGLPANAALVAVGGYGRGELFPYSDVDVLILLGHSPDEETRHRLEELVQLLWDLGLEIGSAIRTVEECLAESEADITVQTSLLEARLVTGDADLFARLQKEYDAAMDPQAFFHAKTSEMRQRHAKYEDTAFSLEPNCKESPGGLRDLQVILWMAKAAGLASSWRTLATRGLITQTEARQLMEKERAFKDIRVRLHLHAGRREDRLVFDVQTAIAESLGLQTTGSGVHMRRASEYLMQRYYWAAKAVVQLNTILLQNIEAMLFPQGCDKHPINERFNEVNGFIDISSDDVFERTPSAILEIFVLMTERPALKGITARATRALWHERFKIDAAFRADPVNRAYFLRILQAPSGIIHALRRMNELSILGRYLPNFRKIVGQMQHDLFHVYTVDQHILMVVRNMRRFTMTEHAHEYPYCSQLMANYPQHWLLYVAALFHDIAKGRGGDHSKLGVADAVQFCQEHGMSTDETELVAFLVEHHLLMSTVAQKQDLSDPDVIAAFAKAVRDERHLTGLYLLTVCDIRGTSPKVWNAWKAKLLEDLYKMTLRVLGGEPHSADRELKNRQQEALATLRLYGLPPSAHEALWKQLDMAYFLRHDASDIAWQTRALYDRLDSEKPVVKCRLAPIGEGLQIAVYIKDQPDLFARICGYFDRKNFSILDAKIHTTRHGYALDTFLVTEQSFAKSYRDIINLIEHELCDLLQTQAPIQPPVRGRLSRLSRTFPIQPTVDLRSDERGQYYLLSVTANDRTGLLYSIANVLTKYRVNLHTAKVMTLGERVEDVFIVDGQSLANARTQLQLETDLLEALKV; encoded by the coding sequence ATGTCTTCCCTCGCGATGAACAGCGATCCCCGCGAACAGCTGCGCAGCTCCCTCAAGCTGCGGCTGAAGTCCGACCGCCAGGTCGTGATTGCCACGTTCCGCGAGGATGGCAAGCCGGAGAAACTGCTGCGCAGCCTGCGCCAGAGCGTCGACGAAGTGCTCACGCAGGCCTGGCAGGCGGCCGGCCTGCCGGCGAACGCGGCGCTGGTGGCCGTGGGCGGCTATGGCCGCGGCGAACTGTTCCCGTACTCGGACGTGGACGTGCTGATCCTGCTGGGCCACAGCCCGGACGAAGAGACCCGCCACCGCCTGGAAGAACTGGTGCAGCTGCTGTGGGACCTGGGCCTGGAAATCGGCTCGGCGATCCGCACGGTGGAGGAATGCCTGGCCGAGTCCGAGGCCGACATCACCGTGCAGACCAGCCTGCTCGAAGCCCGCCTGGTGACCGGCGACGCCGACCTGTTCGCGCGGCTGCAAAAGGAATACGACGCGGCGATGGATCCGCAGGCCTTCTTCCACGCCAAGACCAGCGAGATGCGCCAGCGGCACGCCAAGTATGAAGACACGGCGTTCTCGCTGGAACCCAACTGCAAGGAAAGCCCCGGCGGCCTGCGCGACCTGCAGGTGATCCTGTGGATGGCCAAGGCCGCGGGCCTGGCCAGCTCGTGGCGCACGCTGGCCACGCGCGGCCTGATCACGCAAACCGAGGCGCGCCAGCTGATGGAGAAGGAGCGCGCCTTCAAGGATATCCGCGTGCGCCTGCACCTGCATGCCGGCCGCCGCGAAGACCGCCTGGTGTTTGACGTGCAGACGGCGATCGCCGAAAGCCTGGGCCTGCAGACCACCGGGAGCGGCGTGCACATGCGCCGCGCCAGCGAATACCTGATGCAGCGCTACTACTGGGCGGCCAAGGCGGTGGTGCAGCTGAACACGATCCTGCTGCAGAACATCGAAGCGATGCTGTTCCCGCAGGGTTGCGACAAGCACCCGATCAACGAGCGCTTCAACGAAGTCAACGGCTTCATCGACATCAGCAGCGACGACGTATTCGAGCGCACGCCCTCGGCGATCCTGGAGATCTTCGTGCTGATGACCGAGCGCCCGGCCCTCAAAGGCATCACGGCACGCGCCACGCGCGCGCTGTGGCACGAGCGCTTCAAGATCGACGCGGCATTCCGCGCCGATCCCGTCAACCGCGCCTACTTCCTGCGCATCCTGCAGGCACCGTCCGGCATCATCCATGCGCTGCGCCGGATGAACGAGCTGTCGATCCTGGGCCGCTACCTGCCGAACTTCCGCAAGATCGTCGGCCAGATGCAGCACGACCTGTTCCACGTCTACACGGTGGACCAGCATATCCTGATGGTGGTGCGCAACATGCGCCGCTTCACGATGACGGAACACGCGCACGAATACCCGTACTGCAGCCAGCTGATGGCGAACTATCCGCAGCACTGGCTGCTGTACGTGGCCGCGCTGTTCCACGACATCGCCAAGGGCCGCGGCGGCGACCACTCGAAACTGGGCGTGGCCGATGCGGTGCAGTTCTGCCAGGAGCACGGCATGAGCACCGATGAAACGGAGCTGGTGGCGTTCCTGGTCGAGCACCACCTGCTGATGTCCACGGTGGCGCAGAAACAGGACCTGTCCGATCCGGACGTGATCGCGGCCTTCGCCAAGGCCGTGCGCGACGAGCGCCACCTGACCGGCCTGTACCTGCTGACGGTGTGCGACATCCGCGGCACCAGCCCGAAGGTGTGGAATGCCTGGAAGGCCAAGCTGCTGGAAGACCTGTACAAGATGACCCTGCGCGTGCTGGGCGGCGAACCGCATTCGGCCGACCGCGAGCTGAAGAACCGCCAGCAGGAAGCGCTGGCCACGCTGCGGCTGTATGGCCTGCCGCCATCGGCGCACGAGGCCTTGTGGAAGCAGCTGGACATGGCGTATTTCCTGCGCCACGACGCCTCCGACATCGCCTGGCAGACGCGTGCGCTGTACGACCGCCTGGACAGCGAAAAGCCCGTGGTGAAATGCCGCCTGGCGCCGATCGGCGAAGGCCTGCAGATCGCCGTCTACATCAAGGACCAGCCGGACCTGTTCGCGCGCATCTGCGGCTATTTCGACCGAAAGAATTTCTCGATCCTGGATGCCAAGATCCACACCACCCGGCACGGCTACGCGCTCGACACGTTCCTGGTCACGGAGCAGAGCTTCGCCAAGAGCTACCGCGACATCATCAACCTGATCGAGCACGAACTGTGCGACCTGCTGCAAACGCAGGCGCCGATCCAGCCGCCGGTGCGCGGCCGCCTGTCGCGCCTGTCGCGCACCTTCCCGATCCAGCCGACCGTGGACCTGCGTTCCGACGAACGCGGCCAGTACTACCTGCTGTCGGTGACGGCGAACGACCGCACCGGCCTGCTGTACTCGATCGCCAACGTGTTGACGAAATACCGTGTGAACCTGCACACCGCCAAGGTGATGACCCTGGGCGAACGGGTGGAGGACGTGTTCATCGTCGACGGCCAGTCGCTGGCGAACGCGCGCACGCAGTTGCAGCTGGAAACCGATTTACTGGAAGCATTGAAAGTCTGA
- a CDS encoding extracellular catalytic domain type 1 short-chain-length polyhydroxyalkanoate depolymerase, whose amino-acid sequence MKFDSALMARLQAATQDLMKDGPMAATAAIQRALAGDAAPAATGTDDTANAAPPPGATMKDLNAPPEKAPSRPIPRARKAASNQPPPHAAKDDKPKHPGATAGIADILAKAGITLPEGFADGLKDKFKGGMQGGFQGLPENLLDGLPEALRDQLKNGKLPGARKRPPPPPLPDGARFDSASFTCQAGTRGYKLYVPSTYKVGQPVPLVVMLHGCTQDPDDFAAGTRMNQVAEETGCLVAYPCQSQQANSSKCWNWFSAADQQRERGEPAIIAGIARQVMADYAVDPARVSIAGLSAGGAMAVVVGALYPELFHAVGVHSGLPFGSATDLPSALQAMQQGAKGNAQPVASPPLIVFHGDKDHTVNRKNGDDVLQHGLMAHEAGTPEVETSKASGGRKYTRTVHKGKDGRVLAEHWELHGAGHAWAGGSASGSYTDPTGPDASREMVRFFGSVARG is encoded by the coding sequence ATGAAATTCGATTCCGCACTGATGGCCCGCCTGCAGGCAGCCACGCAAGACTTGATGAAAGACGGCCCGATGGCCGCCACCGCCGCAATCCAGCGCGCACTGGCCGGCGATGCCGCGCCAGCCGCCACGGGGACCGATGACACCGCCAACGCGGCACCGCCGCCCGGCGCCACGATGAAAGACCTGAACGCGCCGCCGGAAAAAGCGCCCTCGCGCCCTATCCCTCGCGCCCGGAAGGCCGCATCGAACCAGCCGCCGCCGCACGCCGCGAAAGACGACAAGCCGAAGCATCCCGGCGCGACAGCCGGCATTGCCGACATCCTCGCCAAGGCTGGCATCACACTGCCGGAAGGCTTTGCCGACGGCTTGAAAGACAAATTCAAAGGCGGCATGCAGGGCGGGTTCCAGGGCCTGCCGGAAAACCTGCTGGACGGCCTGCCCGAAGCGCTGCGCGACCAGCTCAAAAACGGCAAGCTGCCCGGCGCCCGCAAGCGCCCGCCCCCTCCGCCGCTGCCGGATGGCGCGCGCTTCGACAGCGCCAGCTTCACGTGCCAGGCCGGCACCCGTGGCTACAAGCTGTATGTGCCGAGCACGTACAAGGTAGGCCAGCCGGTGCCGCTGGTGGTGATGCTGCACGGCTGCACGCAGGACCCGGACGATTTCGCCGCCGGCACCCGCATGAACCAGGTGGCGGAGGAAACCGGCTGCCTGGTGGCTTATCCCTGCCAGTCGCAGCAGGCCAACAGCTCGAAATGCTGGAACTGGTTCAGCGCCGCCGACCAGCAGCGCGAACGGGGCGAGCCGGCGATCATCGCCGGCATCGCCCGGCAGGTGATGGCGGATTACGCGGTCGATCCGGCGCGGGTCAGCATTGCCGGCCTGTCGGCGGGCGGCGCGATGGCGGTCGTGGTGGGTGCCCTGTATCCGGAACTGTTCCATGCCGTGGGCGTGCATTCCGGGCTGCCGTTCGGCAGCGCGACGGATTTGCCGTCCGCCCTGCAGGCCATGCAGCAGGGTGCGAAGGGTAATGCGCAGCCGGTCGCCAGCCCGCCGCTGATCGTGTTCCACGGCGACAAGGACCACACCGTGAACCGGAAGAACGGCGACGACGTGCTCCAGCACGGCCTTATGGCGCATGAAGCCGGAACGCCGGAAGTGGAGACGTCCAAGGCCAGTGGCGGGCGCAAATATACGCGCACGGTCCACAAGGGCAAGGATGGCCGGGTACTGGCGGAGCACTGGGAACTCCATGGCGCGGGGCACGCGTGGGCGGGCGGCAGCGCCAGCGGCAGCTATACGGATCCGACGGGACCGGATGCGAGCCGGGAGATGGTGCGGTTCTTTGGGAGCGTGGCGCGGGGGTGA
- a CDS encoding TonB-dependent receptor — protein sequence MILKQTPVAVAVLLLVHGTALAGPADAPVEGQPAVVTITGARADAAAYNPPASTSATKIEAPLRDIPQTVNVIPEQLLRDQAVLSMEDAMKSVPGVGLSHGDGQRDQVTLRGFSAIADQFVDGFRDDALYFRDMSNVERIEVLKGPAAVLYGRGSSGGLINRITKRPGIDRSEVTVRVGSHNGRRGEVDIARTLGGKGMAFRVTGAVERADGYRDQQFLDRDAIAPSLLVPLGADTSLLLQAEHLSDRRVTDFGIPSFQGRPVDVPAGTYYGAANARDADYSHAEVTAGGFTLEHRFSDRLAIRNAFRKYDYTLSRNNTLVGAVNEAALTASLNRTNLRREEKGWFNQTEVTHTASLAGMTHKILYGVEVGKQDKDQVNRSRSNVATVALFNPVLPVLPLAVDAAPATDNRGIFTTRGAYVQDLVELAPEWKALAGVRYDRFEQETRERRAGQSNLQRVDADWSPRAGLVWQPGASQSYYASFSRSFQPSAENFPLAANNAQIAPEETTNKEIGGKFDFLGGAVSATAALFRLERTNVKFTDPVTNLLVPVGTQRSDGLELTLAGQLAQGWQVWSGYSYLDAKVTSSPALDSSDNVLKRVPVQGKRATLAPRHSANLWIAKSFNAALRAGVGFVAVGERFANPGNTVTLPGYATVDAMVGYRIAAIDLQLNVSNLLDRGYIVSGHGSAPNLNMPGAPRGARLTARYQF from the coding sequence ATGATCCTGAAACAGACACCCGTCGCAGTGGCCGTGCTGCTGCTTGTCCATGGCACCGCGCTGGCCGGTCCGGCCGATGCGCCGGTGGAGGGCCAGCCGGCCGTTGTCACCATCACGGGTGCCCGCGCCGACGCGGCGGCCTACAACCCGCCCGCCTCGACCAGCGCCACGAAGATCGAAGCACCGCTGCGCGACATCCCGCAGACCGTCAATGTGATCCCCGAACAGCTGCTGCGCGACCAGGCGGTGCTGTCGATGGAAGATGCCATGAAGTCCGTGCCCGGGGTGGGCCTGTCGCATGGCGATGGCCAGCGCGACCAGGTCACGCTGCGTGGCTTTTCCGCCATTGCCGACCAGTTCGTGGATGGCTTCCGCGACGATGCGCTGTACTTCCGCGACATGTCGAACGTGGAACGGATCGAGGTGCTGAAGGGGCCGGCGGCGGTGCTGTACGGACGCGGCTCGTCCGGCGGCCTGATCAATCGCATCACCAAGCGGCCGGGGATCGACCGCAGCGAGGTGACCGTGCGCGTGGGCAGCCACAACGGGCGGCGCGGCGAAGTGGACATCGCGCGCACGCTGGGCGGGAAGGGCATGGCGTTCCGGGTGACCGGCGCGGTCGAGCGGGCCGATGGCTACCGCGACCAGCAATTCCTCGACCGGGATGCGATCGCGCCGTCCCTGCTGGTGCCGCTGGGTGCGGACACGAGCCTGCTGCTGCAGGCCGAGCACCTGTCCGATCGCCGGGTGACCGACTTCGGCATCCCGTCGTTCCAGGGGCGCCCGGTCGATGTGCCGGCCGGCACGTACTATGGCGCCGCCAATGCCCGCGATGCCGATTACTCGCACGCCGAGGTCACGGCCGGCGGGTTCACGCTGGAGCACCGCTTCAGTGACCGGCTTGCTATCCGCAACGCCTTCCGAAAGTACGATTACACGCTGTCGCGCAACAATACGCTGGTCGGCGCCGTCAACGAGGCCGCGCTGACGGCTTCGCTGAACCGCACCAACCTGCGCCGCGAAGAAAAGGGCTGGTTCAACCAGACGGAAGTCACGCATACCGCGTCGCTGGCCGGCATGACCCACAAGATCCTGTACGGCGTCGAGGTGGGCAAGCAGGACAAGGACCAGGTCAACCGCTCGCGCAGCAACGTGGCTACCGTTGCGCTGTTCAATCCAGTACTGCCCGTGCTGCCGCTGGCGGTGGATGCGGCGCCGGCCACGGATAACCGGGGCATCTTCACCACGCGCGGCGCCTACGTGCAGGACCTGGTCGAGCTGGCGCCGGAATGGAAGGCGCTGGCCGGCGTGCGCTACGACCGCTTCGAGCAGGAAACCCGCGAGCGCCGGGCAGGGCAGTCGAATTTGCAGCGCGTGGATGCGGACTGGAGCCCGCGCGCCGGCCTGGTCTGGCAGCCGGGCGCGAGCCAGTCGTACTACGCCTCGTTCAGCCGCTCGTTCCAGCCATCCGCCGAGAACTTCCCGCTGGCCGCCAACAATGCCCAGATCGCGCCCGAGGAAACCACCAACAAGGAAATCGGCGGCAAGTTCGATTTCCTGGGCGGCGCCGTTTCCGCGACCGCCGCGCTGTTCCGGCTGGAGCGGACCAATGTCAAGTTCACCGATCCGGTCACCAACCTGCTGGTGCCGGTCGGTACCCAGCGCTCCGACGGCCTGGAGCTGACCCTGGCCGGTCAGCTGGCGCAGGGCTGGCAGGTCTGGTCGGGGTACTCCTACCTGGATGCGAAAGTCACGTCGTCGCCCGCGCTGGACAGCAGCGACAACGTGCTCAAGCGCGTGCCCGTGCAGGGCAAGCGGGCCACGCTGGCGCCGCGGCACAGTGCCAACCTGTGGATCGCGAAATCGTTCAACGCGGCGCTGCGTGCCGGCGTGGGCTTCGTTGCGGTGGGCGAGCGCTTCGCCAATCCTGGCAACACGGTGACCTTGCCGGGCTATGCGACCGTGGACGCGATGGTGGGCTACCGGATCGCCGCCATCGACCTGCAACTCAATGTCAGCAACCTGCTGGACCGCGGCTATATCGTGTCAGGGCATGGCAGCGCGCCGAACCTGAACATGCCGGGCGCGCCGCGTGGTGCAAGGCTGACGGCCAGGTACCAGTTTTGA
- a CDS encoding CopG family transcriptional regulator, producing the protein MPDLKLRPADSEKITINLFPVDLGQIDLLVQQGFYANRTDLIRTAIRNQLNQHADVVRQTVERNQFVLGLQQFSSADLEAARAAGEMLNIRVLGLATIAPDVTAELAAVTIQSITVLGALHASPAVKAALAGRIS; encoded by the coding sequence ATGCCCGACCTGAAACTACGCCCTGCCGATTCGGAAAAAATCACGATCAATCTGTTCCCGGTCGACCTGGGGCAGATCGACCTGCTCGTGCAGCAGGGTTTTTATGCCAACCGGACAGACCTGATCCGCACGGCGATCCGCAACCAGTTGAACCAGCACGCGGACGTAGTGCGCCAGACGGTCGAGCGCAACCAGTTCGTGCTGGGCTTGCAGCAGTTTTCCAGCGCCGACCTCGAAGCGGCCCGCGCCGCCGGTGAAATGCTCAACATCCGCGTGCTCGGCCTGGCCACCATCGCACCGGATGTGACTGCCGAACTGGCGGCGGTCACCATCCAGTCGATCACCGTACTGGGCGCGCTGCATGCCAGTCCCGCCGTGAAGGCGGCCCTGGCCGGGCGCATCAGCTGA
- the map gene encoding type I methionyl aminopeptidase, with protein sequence MAITIKTPEDIEGMRIAGRLGAEVLDYITPFVKPGVTTGELDRLCHEFMTNVQGTVPAPLNYQPPGYPPYPKAICTSVNDVICHGIPGDKVLKAGDVVNLDITIITKDGYHGDNSRMFYIGPPTILAKRLTEITYECMWLGIAQVRPGGHFGDIGHAIQVHAEKAGYSVVREFCGHGIGKVFHEEPQVLHYGKPGTGEELKPGMIFTIEPMINAGRREIREMGDGWTIKTKDRSLSAQWEHMVLVTETGYEVLTLSAGSPPPPAFITQAKAAA encoded by the coding sequence ATGGCCATCACGATCAAGACCCCCGAAGACATCGAAGGCATGCGCATTGCCGGCCGCCTCGGCGCCGAAGTCCTCGACTACATCACCCCCTTCGTCAAGCCCGGTGTCACCACCGGCGAGCTGGACCGCCTGTGCCACGAGTTCATGACGAATGTGCAAGGCACCGTGCCGGCGCCGCTGAATTACCAGCCGCCCGGCTATCCGCCCTATCCCAAGGCCATCTGCACGTCCGTCAACGACGTGATCTGCCATGGCATCCCCGGCGACAAGGTCCTGAAAGCGGGCGACGTGGTGAACCTGGATATCACGATCATCACCAAGGATGGCTACCACGGCGACAACAGCCGCATGTTCTACATCGGCCCGCCGACGATCCTGGCCAAGCGCCTCACCGAGATCACCTATGAATGCATGTGGCTGGGCATCGCCCAGGTGCGCCCGGGCGGCCACTTCGGCGACATCGGCCACGCGATCCAGGTGCATGCCGAGAAGGCCGGCTACAGCGTGGTGCGCGAATTCTGCGGCCATGGCATCGGCAAGGTCTTCCACGAAGAACCCCAGGTGCTCCACTACGGCAAGCCCGGCACCGGCGAGGAACTCAAGCCGGGCATGATCTTCACGATCGAGCCGATGATCAATGCCGGCCGCCGCGAGATCCGCGAGATGGGCGACGGCTGGACCATCAAGACCAAGGACCGCAGCCTGTCGGCCCAGTGGGAGCACATGGTGCTGGTCACGGAAACCGGCTACGAGGTACTGACGCTGTCCGCCGGTTCGCCACCGCCGCCGGCGTTCATCACCCAGGCCAAGGCCGCGGCCTGA